The proteins below are encoded in one region of Balaenoptera ricei isolate mBalRic1 chromosome 6, mBalRic1.hap2, whole genome shotgun sequence:
- the ANXA1 gene encoding annexin A1 codes for MAMVTEFLKQAWFIDNEEQEYIKAVKGSKGGSGSSVSPCPSFDPCSDVEALHKAITAKGVDEATIIEILTKRNNAQRQQIKAAYLQEKGKPLDEALKKALTGHLEEVALALLKTPARFDADELHDAMKCLGTDEDTLNEILASRTNTEIREINRVYREELKRDLAKDIISDTSGDYKTALLSLAKGDRCEDLAVKDDLVDTDARALYEAGERRKGTDVNVFINILTTRSYPHLCRVFQKYSQYSKHDMNKVLDLELKGDIEKCLTVIVKCVTSKSIFFAEKLHQAMKGIGTRHKTLIRIMVSRSEIDMNDIKACYQKLYGISLCQAILDETKGDYEKILVSLCGGD; via the exons ATGGCAATGGTAACTGAATTCCTCAAGCAGGCCTGGTTTATTGACAATGAAGAGCAGGAATACATT AAAGCTGTGAAAGGATCCAAAGGTGGTTCTGGGTCATCAGTGAGCCCCTGTCCTAGCTTTGATCCATGCTCAGATGTCGAGGCCTTGCATAAAGCAATCACAGCTAAAG GTGTGGATGAAGCAACCATCATTGAAATTCTAACTAAGAGAAACAACGCCCAGCGTCAGCAGATCAAAGCAGCCTATCTCCAGGAAAAAGGAAAG CCCCTGGATGAAGCTctgaagaaagccctcacagGTCACCTTGAGGAAGTTGCTTTGGCTCTGTTGAAAACTCCAGCCCGGTTTGATGCTGATGAGCTCCATGATGCCATGAAG TGCCTTGGAACTGACGAAGACACTCTGAATGAAATTTTGGCATCAAGAACtaacacagaaatcagagaaattaACAGAGTCTATAGGGAAG aACTGAAGAGAGATCTGGCTAAAGACATCATCTCAGACACATCTGGAGATTATAAGACGGCTTTGCTTTCTCTTGCTAAG GGTGACCGATGTGAGGATCTTGCCGTAAAGGACGACTTGGTTGATACGGATGCCAGG GCCTTATATGaagcaggagaaagaagaaaagggacagATGTTAATGTGTTTATCAACATTCTTACCACCAGAAGCTATCCCCATCTTTGCAGag TGTTTCAGAAGTACTCCCAGTACAGCAAGCATGACATGAACAAAGTTCTGGACCTGGAGTTGAAAGGTGACATCGAGAAATGCCTCACAGTTATTG TGAAGTGTGTCACAAGCAAATCAATTTTCTTTGCTGAGAAGCTTCATCAGGCCATGAAG GGTATTGGAACCCGTCACAAGACACTGATCAGGATTATGGTTTCCCGTTCTGAAATCGACATGAATGACATCAAAGCATGCTATCAGAAGTTGTATGGCAtctctctctgccaagccatCCTG GATGAAACCAAGGGAGATTATGAAAAAAtcctggtgtctctctgtggAGGAGACTAA